GTATCGGACAACTTAGATTAGACCCTACCACATAGTAAGGCTGGCCACCACTTGTAATGACCTGTCCTCACCTGCAGATAGCAGACTGGCTGTACGCTGGTCCCTCTGTAGCACTAAGAGCCTGCCCCACCTGGGTCTGGGTTAAGCCCAGGGACAGACGACGTATCTTGAACTGCTTGGCAAACTCCTTGATCTCATCCAAGTTGATCCCGTCCACCGTAGTGCTTTCCGTGGAGTTGCTGACCGTATCTGAAATGTAAAGAGCCACAAGCATGTGAACTAGACTGTACGATATTCGGAAGTACAAGTAAAAGCTGTGCATACTGTACCATTTATAAATTCAGGTATTCTCTCTGGCCATATCATTTGACATTTCATATACGGGAATCTGAGATGAGAACGAGATTCCCAGATTACGTTTTGAAAGTCAAGCCCTGATATAACTTTCAGTTCATTTTCGATGCCGTCCATCATCACGAaatgaatgtttgtttatttatttattcgacagGTATTTAATGCCgggctcaaaaatatttcacttatataacggcggccagcattatggtaggaggaaaccgggttgaacccaggggaaacccacgacgttCCACAGGTTGCTAAATGAAATGTTACATGCTTCGAAGTAATAATAACCCAATAAACCATTATAATACTCACGTGGAAGTAGCTGGCTAATACAAGGGGGGAGTCCGTCTGAGGTAGACACCGTGCTGATAGACTGCGAGCCCAGCAAACACTTACTGGGCAGCAGCTGACCCACGCCACCAGACAGACCCTCCGCCGTGGACACCACAGTGACCGGGTGCGAATTGGCAGGGCGCACCGTAGCCGTCAGAGACGCCGGGCTCACCAGGGTTGTGGCGGCGTTGGACACAGTCGAGTGCACGGCCTGGGCAAGCTGTTGGTGAAGAGAGGGAGAGGTGCTGTTTGAGTGATTGACAGAGGGCGACTGGGAGGAGGCGTGGCTTGATTGAACGGAGGAAGAGTGGGCCTGGCCTACTGACGCCGCCCCTGCCGAACCCGCCACTGAAGCCACAGTCACCGGGGCCAACACCTGCAAGGCGAAAATTGAACTACCATAGTTTTTACAGCAAGGGCAATAGCTACTGCAGATTTCAATAGCTGTCAGGCTGACTTGCAAAAAAGTAACTGCAGCCCATGGGAGATTCCACAAAACCTAGATAaatcaatttcaaaattttgaaatcaacGACctcaaaaataattaaatggtGATGACAGTGGTGGAACAACAATATGAGAGACACTCTCATATCTATTCAGTGTGAATAAGCTACAGGTATATTTTGatcaccaataaaaaaaaaaaacagctacaGTGTAATGAAGCCCAGCATTATACCAGGCACTAGATGTGTAAAATTTATGCATGGAGCAAGCTGGTTTTCAAATGTGATCTCTGGGGTGACAAACATTCAAAAAACACctgcaaaattttttttaaccaaaattGGACTATATTTGAAGCAGTTATTGCAGGGAAATTAAGACGCAATCAGAATCTAGGAAATTATTCCACACTTACTCTGGATACAAAATGTTTTGGATCCGttattgcatggaaaccaatgTGTGACAGACCCAAATTCATATCAAATGGCTCTGGATTTGTGAAATCACGAGATAAGAAAAAAACCTACCTGTTGGCCGACGGCAGCAAGGATCTGGTTCTGAGTGGCCCCCGTCAACAGCTGAGGGAGAGCAGCAATTTGATTGGCTGTTACCCCTGTTGCTATGGAGTGATGTGCTGAGCTTGTGGAGTTGTGAGCTGTTGAGCTGGTCTGATTGGGTGTCGTGCTACTTCCTGTTTTCAACAACGACCGTAACAAACACATCAATTAACTCCTGACATTTGAATGCGAAAAACAGTGAGCAAATATAGCCCTGAAGAGTCTTGAAGTAAAGACACAATTAAAATGAATGACCTTGCAACAAGGAGTTGTGAACGGGTATTCAAGTTCATATGCCCAAAAGCCTTTATAAAGAGAGGGTACAAACACATTTTCAGTTAGCATACTACAAGCAGGAAAAGCTTCCTGACCAGAAGTACACAAGATCAGGGGAGAAAACTGCGATatcaccctttttttttttttttaattcataccTTTGTACTGAATAAAGCAACATACATGTGCTACGCTGAAATATCATGtatgaaatttcaaaaaatcaCTTTGGAAATAGGCCTATGTCTGCTTAGCTGGCCAGCTTGAGAGCTAAGTAAAACAGCACAATTTTTCATTCTACACAAAGTGATACCTTCAAGAAATGAAAAACCACGAAGAACTGAAGCAGACTTCAACTACTGGAGTTTGCTCAGATGTCCTCCTAAGCCAGCaatcaccccctcccccccatgAGGTGTGTGGGGTGAAAAAGAATCTCAGCCGTAAAACATAACTAAGCTAAACCTTTCCCACGCCAGTCCCCTGAACAGAATAGGTCCTTCTTCTTATACTTTAAATACAATAGTGATATCAACAAGGCTATGGCTTCCAACTGTGTAACGTGTTCCATTGTTCAAGTGTTTCTGGAAATGCTGTagttaaacattattttttaaagcatactttataaaacattgAATATGAACTAAATTTCAATTCtgaaaaatttctgttttttaatttatattattttatttgttttttgtttttaattggGTGTTTTCCTTTCTCATGTTGACAGCCAAAACTGTTTCCTGGTTTTACCAAATTCTCACCACGGCACGGTTCAAATAtggccgatgtggcgttaaaacTCTGATCATCAATTCATTCCTATACCTGCAGTACAGCCTTCAGTTAATACGGAACTACGCAAGAGATGACCTCCGTACCAGGCAGACTGACCTGTGTTTGGAATGGACATGTTGATAGGAGTAGCTAGACCTTGTATACTGGAGAGATTGGTGGCTAGTAACTGACCATTTGATGTTGTCAACAGCTGGATCTGCTGATTACCTCCTGTTGCCAAGGAAACTGGGATGCTGATGAACTGCTGGGTGCCATTTCCTGGGAGGAACGAAAACAAAAGGAAGGTTTAAAATGATGATTGTGCACAAGTTTATCTCCCATTTCATAAAGATATTGCTAATCAGAATTGACTAAAATTTACAATCATGGATGGGCCCAGAACCATGAAGCAAACTTAGTGTGATTGGGCTGaccagctggggatttgaaccactGATCTCTGAGTTTCCAGACCACACAGCCGCGACTAGATTACTAAAGGCAAATTCCCTACTGCAATGAGGTAGATAGCacttatatttaacttttgacattaatataacatttataacaaataaattaaagagtGTTACATGCTTAAATTTGATAATTTCATATTTAGATTTAGGTCTCAAAGACATCCTCCGGCCAAACCTATGTTAAGTACCAAAGCAATTTTTATGGCTTTTATTTGtctgtaaaaatacacttttttgaCGAAATATTAGGTCAAAATACCGTAAGCATTCACAAAACATGAGGATTTTGTGATACTGGCCAGAGTTAGGTGAGCAGGACTACATATAAGTAACTTCTTAGACCCACCTGTGGAAACAGGAATCAAGAGCTGCTGAACAGGTAAATTGGCAGCTCCCGTTGTTGCCCCAAGGGAGGGTGGGCTGGCGATGAAGAACTGGGGGGTTGCCACCTGAGGCTGACCAAACAGCTGCTGAGGCTGCCCTGTGAGCGAGCTTGATATGGAACCTGAAACAATACAACAATCAACAAGAGCCCACATAATACACTGGATGTTCACACAGTTAGTATAAAGATTCAAATACGAAAAATACCAAGATTGTCAGCAAAAAAGCCATCCCAAAAATGTGCAGACTTtcacattttactgttttcactattttgtaaaaaaaaattacaacaggtCATGTTAATAGCCACTTTGCAGAACCCTTTGGCAAATATGACAAAAGCCACCAATATGCAAgttcaaacatttcatattGTGGCAAACTTTACTGAACTGTGGAgatattttcattgatttatttatttcattgtttttttacgccgtactccaaaaaatttcacttatacgacggccttcaacattatgctgggaggaaaccgggcagaggctgGGGGAAAGCCATGCTGCTAGCATACCTCCCCACGTACTGGAGATATTTTGATAAGTAAAATACGTGTGTGACTATGTTCCCAAGGGGATTCTTCCGATCTATGATTAACACCACTCGCACACTGAAATATCTCACATTATTCAAACAATGGATTGCCAGGCCTAGAATTTCGACGCGAATCCAGGGATCAATTCgctcagggggcctccgtggctcagtcagttagcacgcatgcgcagcgtaatgacccaggagcctctcaccaatgcggtcgctgtgagttcaagtccagctcatgctggcttcctctccggccgtaagtgggaagggctgccagcagcggatggttgtgggtttcccccgggctctgcccggtttccacccaccataatgctggccgccgtcatataagtgaaatattcttgagtaccgcgtaaaacaccaatcaaataaataaataaataaatcaattcgcTCAAAGACTTTCGCCATGCTTGTCTACGGGAATCCGCATGGATTTACACCGAGgaagtgtttatttttatagGTAACTCTGAGACAATTATAAGTTCATCTTTGATGATTCGGAAGATAAGGCTGTGTTGGCAATCTGCCAAATATGTCAGAAACATTACGAGAAgataaaaaaattcatacaaagacaaaattgtCACGCATATTGTGACATTCGGGCAATAAGGTACGCGGCACCCCCTGAAGCCAAACATGAAAGTTTGGCAACACCACGTACACAGTCAAATTATTTCgattaatcaaatttcatttaacttacatgtaaactaaAGTTACTCTTTCCGGCACGCTAAAGGCTGAGGATTAATGATTTCGGTACAGATTTGTCCAAgcaaaaaattttatttacttttttgagCTTTGGATTATTTGGATTCTCTGACCGTGGGAATCCTACTGGATTCTTGCAAGAAATTTCGAAATTCTAGGCCTAACGTCATGTATCTCAATACCGGAGAAAATTTCCTCACGTAGATTAACTTTGCATTTGAAAATCATCAGTATCAATTTGCTACTTCAATACTCTGAAGATAATGTCTGTGTTAATAAAGGGACAGAGTTTTTAGTCAGTGCCTATCAGTGCTTGTAATTGCCAAGAtgacagtgtttatttatttgattggtgttttacgtcgtactgaagaatatttcacttatacgatggcagcctgCGTTATGGCGAGTGGAAACCgggaacctacgaccatccacaggttgctaagagaccttcccacgtagggctggagaggaagccagcatgagctggacttgaactcacagccaccgtaTTGGTGAGCGgttcctgggtcaatacgctgcgctagcgcgagcCACGGAAACCCCCCAAGACGACAGTAAAAGATTCAACTAGATGAGGACAATGTCAGGAGCTCTACGCCCCTACATATGGACAAGTCCAGAAGTCATGAATAGGAGGTCTTCTTTGGATCACTCAAAATTTCTGAATGCTCATCTCATAACTTCTGCTCactttttatataattattcattcagaAACACGAGACGATTCCACAAAGTTACTTAACTCCAAATTTAATATACGATTTTACAGCCTATATTCGGCTGTTGAAATTGAAATGTTTATCCATTCATAAATGTTACCATAAAAAGCCAAATGTGTCAAACTttccaacataaaaaaaacaataggcTATGTGATGAGGTGTTAAATCCGGACTCAGGTAAGAAGTGGCTTTGTTGTATAAGACGGTGATTATCGACTAATCGTCTTGGGAGTTTGTTTTTCATACTTGCtgagtggtacatgtaaatatacgaCTGTCAAATCGGACTCTTTAAATAGATGTACAGGATTACTGGACTGACCATTGGTGGTGGGCTCAGATTTGTGGTCACTCAGCGAATGTCCAGAGCTGTGGTCAGCCACTGCCGACACAGACATAAACAGGTTGTCATGGAGACCGCCCATGCTTGTGCTGTTTGACATTGACACCGGCGGCATCGAGAAGACGGAAGAAACAGTGGCCAGTGGGGACTGGGTGCTTGTCGCTGACAGCATGACATCCTGCAAAAGACAAAGAGGTGGAGagatgattatacagtgttaaaACAGGTTATTGGTGTCTGAAGCTATcatgtttttatacatttttatgacGAGAgtgtacacagtactcaagaatatttcatttattttacggTTAATTATTAttcagccagtattatggtgggggggaacccacaaccatctgcaggttgctggaatatCTTCCCACGcacaactgagtgagtgagtgagtgcttggggtttcacgtcgtactttttcagtcatatgaggacaaAGAAGTGCtctgagtgcatgtaatgtgcttccttgttgcaagacagaTTTTCACcaatcttttatctagtgctgcttcactcagacgccttaccgaaggcaagtaagctgcctcgcccaagccattataccaatacgggtcaaccagtcactatccccttcatgctgaacaccaagcgaggaagttacagcttcctcttttaaggtcttaggtgtaactcgacccaggattgaccctgaatctaccgctctcgaagcggACACTTTACCAAATGTGATATTGGGGCCGGTCACGCACAGCTGAGAGAGCATCAGCTGGATTTGACCTCACAGCAACCATTACGCCATGGAGGCCACCAAGTTAACAGATGGCAAGACaatctatacacatgtacttggaCAAGACGAAAAAGAAACAGGAGAGAATTAATAAGAAAGTAATTGACATATCACCACATTGAAACTTAAATCACTGCTGTAAATGATGCAATGTTACacttatttctgatgtaaacaGATAGCTTATGTACAAAACTTTTGGCCAAACAACAGAGCTGTACCAAATCACCTGTCCTATTCAGATGGCAGGTTTGTTTAGGAGTGAGAGACAAGTCTTCAATGATTGTTAGAATCTCCCACCCTAAAGACATCTTATTCTAATCAGAGGAGCATTTTTGGTCAATTTTCGCTGAATATAACCACCTTCTAGTAAACTCGCTGTTTATTTACAGTTGATAAGCAACAAATTCTAATCTTTTAccatttattcaaatttttctTCCTTCTACAGGTATACATGAACTCTGAGACCTTGACCATATAGCACACTGTGTTCTTGATTGTTGATCAGGTCAACAGGATGTTGGCAGCTCCTGCTGACTGCATTTTTTATGCACTAGAATAAGAGATGCACTTTTCACATTATCAACTCTCTCTATACATATAACTGGTGATGCCataacaactacatgtaccagtgccGAAATGCACCATGTACACATTTACGTACTCCAAACTAAGGGATTTTCTCCGCATTTCTTTGTCGACATGACCAGCATCACATCATGCTATAAAACCACCCAGGTTGAACTAAGAGATTTTCTCTCCATTTCTTTTTCTACCTAACTCCCATCACACCATACTGAACTAGGTTAAGTGGTTAAACTAAAAGATTGTCTCTGTATTTCCTTGTCCACCTGACTAGCATCACACCATACTGAACTAGGTTAAGTGGTTAAACTAAAAGATTGTCTCTGTATTTCCTTGTCCACCTGACTAGCATCACACCATACTGAACAAGGTTAAGTGGTTAAACTAAAAGATTGTCTCTCTATTTCCTTGTCCACCTGACTAGCATCACACCATACTGAACTATTCAGGTTGATCTAAGAGATTGTTTCTCTATTTCTTTGTCCACCTGACTAGCATCACACCATCCTAAATCATTCATGTTAAAACAACCTTGGATCACTAATGCCCCTTTCCTCCCTTCCACATCTTTTACACCATTAACAGGGTTCGTCGTCATCAGGGGAAACGCTCATGTAACACTATCGTGGCTGGGTTGGCAATACAATAGCAATATCACAGACTCAATCACTGATTCCTGTGTACCTTTCCCGCCCCCAGAGGAATGACAGAGCTGATGTAAGGGAAGTGGGAGGCTGGGAGAATCCGCCGGCCGGCTTTTGTCCCGACCTGCTAAACGGCAGTGGAATAACTAGCTACAGTTGTCATGGAAACCTTTTGTCAGCTGCAGTCTCAACTGACCAGGCATGACAACAGAAGCCTTACGTGTGTCAGGTCAAGCCAGTCTGCTAAGTACGACTATTTAAAG
This DNA window, taken from Liolophura sinensis isolate JHLJ2023 chromosome 11, CUHK_Ljap_v2, whole genome shotgun sequence, encodes the following:
- the LOC135477860 gene encoding POU domain, class 6, transcription factor 1-like; translation: MDADSNDGTASEVLNGDTKPDPAKLAQSAIIKQDVMLSATSTQSPLATVSSVFSMPPVSMSNSTSMGGLHDNLFMSVSAVADHSSGHSLSDHKSEPTTNGSISSSLTGQPQQLFGQPQVATPQFFIASPPSLGATTGAANLPVQQLLIPVSTGNGTQQFISIPVSLATGGNQQIQLLTTSNGQLLATNLSSIQGLATPINMSIPNTGSSTTPNQTSSTAHNSTSSAHHSIATGVTANQIAALPQLLTGATQNQILAAVGQQVLAPVTVASVAGSAGAASVGQAHSSSVQSSHASSQSPSVNHSNSTSPSLHQQLAQAVHSTVSNAATTLVSPASLTATVRPANSHPVTVVSTAEGLSGGVGQLLPNTVSNSTESTTVDGINLDEIKEFAKQFKIRRLSLGLTQTQVGQALSATEGPAYSQSAICRFEKLDITPKSAQKIKPVLERWMREAEERYKNGVQNLTEFIGSEPSKKRKRRTSFTPQALEHLNQHFERNTHPSGAEMTELADKLNYDREVIRVWFCNKRQALKNTIKKLKQPDQP